A genomic stretch from Mycobacterium malmoense includes:
- a CDS encoding ribbon-helix-helix domain-containing protein has protein sequence MAKRKISVTVDAHILAATDANARSAGLNRSEMIEQALRNEHLRIALHNYTNRTVPALDIDAYAQNVYRANRSSGL, from the coding sequence ATGGCGAAGCGGAAGATTTCAGTGACGGTCGACGCGCACATTCTCGCCGCAACCGACGCAAACGCCAGGTCCGCCGGGTTGAATCGCTCGGAGATGATCGAACAAGCTCTACGCAACGAGCATCTGCGTATCGCCCTGCACAACTACACGAACCGCACCGTTCCGGCGCTGGACATCGACGCGTACGCGCAGAACGTATATCGGGCGAACCGATCCTCCGGCCTGTGA
- a CDS encoding toxin, giving the protein MISPGDIVPRRGSDHELYVVVLSNAIHLAAATGRVVACPFIPGRVPDDAMAMVVAVRQPEGTLLPELVQWLPLSALDEPIGAVGAAALRETTTIVTALIS; this is encoded by the coding sequence GTGATCAGCCCGGGCGACATCGTCCCGCGTCGCGGCAGCGACCACGAGCTGTACGTTGTCGTCCTGTCCAACGCGATCCATCTCGCCGCCGCTACCGGACGCGTGGTCGCATGCCCTTTCATTCCCGGCCGCGTGCCCGACGACGCGATGGCAATGGTCGTTGCGGTTCGGCAGCCTGAAGGCACGCTTTTGCCGGAACTTGTGCAGTGGCTCCCACTGTCTGCGCTTGACGAGCCGATTGGTGCCGTCGGCGCGGCGGCCCTGCGCGAGACCACGACGATCGTGACTGCTCTTATCTCTTAA